A region of Vigna radiata var. radiata cultivar VC1973A chromosome 10, Vradiata_ver6, whole genome shotgun sequence DNA encodes the following proteins:
- the LOC106775276 gene encoding THO complex subunit 7A, which yields MLGKTRKVSARGEAVAANYAFGPAEDDVIIKHRLLTRTTTTRGDPPLKKLQKKFTSFVSEVDKDDDNYNDCEKLARAFLQELTTFEIPLLKSKAIVEANVREKENFNELKEEMNRQILQAQADIEDLKKQLEESKVERRHKEECEAIRKLIALQPPRSETMKVISELEKEIAALDTENTAGSRLLELRKKQFALLLHVVDELQNTIEEEQKSLVEEMRMATEELKNGLEDTSGAEAMAIDQ from the exons ATGCTGGGAAAGACGAGGAAGGTTTCGGCGCGTGGCGAGGCCGTGGCAGCGAACTACGCGTTTGGCCCTGCAGAAGATGACGTAATCATCAAACACCGGCTTCTCACGCGCACGACGACCACCAGGGGCGACCCTCCCTTGAAGAAGCTTCAAAAGAAGTTCACCTCGTTCGTCTCCGAGGTTGATAAAGACGACGACAACTACAACGATTGCGAAAAACTCGCCAGAGCCTTCTTGCAGGAGCTGACGACCTTCGAGATTCCGCTTCTAAAGAGCAAGGCGATAGTGGAGGCCAACGTTAGGGAGAAGGAGAATTTCAACGAATTGAAGGAAGAGATGAATCGCCAGATCCTGCAGGCGCAGGCCGACATTGAGGATCTGAAGAAGCAGCTGGAGGAGAGCAAGGTCGAGAGGCGGCACAAGGAGGAGTGCGAGGCTATTAGGAAGTTGATTGCGCTGCAGCCACCCAGGTCGGAGACAATGAAGGTTATTTCGGAGTTGGAGAAGGAAATTGCGGCGCTGGATACGGAGAACACGGCTGGTTCCAGGTTGTTGGAGCTCAGGAAGAAGCAATTTGCATTGTTGTTACATGTG GTGGATGAGTTGCAAAACACAATTGAGGAAGAGCAGAAGAGCCTAGTTGAGGAAATGAGAATGGCAACCGAGGAGCTTAAGAATGGGCTGGAGGACACAAGTGGGGCGGAAGCAATGGCAATTGACCAGTAA